One segment of Shewanella piezotolerans WP3 DNA contains the following:
- a CDS encoding Ig-like, group 1 translates to MKSAYSVFIALIWSLFLVGCGGGGSISTDPDKPIPEPTDVISVALTISNTEITAATPATITATVSSSLNGPLANTLVTFALSDKSLGGFDPSIGTALTNSDGVATIELATADVKGAGTASATVDGMTGDPAKIGFSMAGDGGESGGGASISLALTDGAGNPISAITTTSPGKLTATVAGINKASIVTFKTSIGDIPINTAVTDSEGKATIDIYAGSSLGAGEVVASLTSGEEGKAVVVVGATNVVMGSGTPFKVGVAEVSVAELTAGGTASVSVIIQDDEGNLFTQPVDVNFSSTCSTKTVAEAEISSPVPSVNGVATTTYLAKGCKGDDTINVSANAGGLNLTATGTIKVLSADVGSIVFVSATPQNVSILGTGGDESSVVQFKVLDTNSNAVSNQSVSFALNTDVGGISLDPLTATTNSLGIAQTVVRTGTVATSVRVTGTVDGSSPLVSSQSKQLIVSTGIPDQDSFSLSASQLNAEGWNIDGAEVTVTARLADAFNNPVPDGTAVSFTTEGGSIEDACQTIKGACSVVWTSQQARPEGHKLIDGAGIQVNNPRAELSYDAALGVYGNFYGQKYGGRATITATAIGEESFPDLNGNGRFDADEVSAFLTQTDVSGQAYDLDDAYNDYNEDGLFNPQQDGGQIGGEVEELVDFNSNQVFDEKDGKYNGVLCASTAHDGCADGIADSKSLYVRGSLVIVMSGSGALATNPADVLISDSDDPNGSYDQRIDIIGKSSASVLFTISDLHNQQMPAGTKVTFTASAGSVSSRSEYIWPSTNYNGGRQFSVSIKGEEEPNSGTFLVTVETPGVTTANGTIIGGTSTPVLSLPIDIK, encoded by the coding sequence ATGAAGTCAGCTTATAGTGTTTTTATTGCGTTAATATGGTCGCTTTTTCTCGTTGGTTGTGGAGGTGGTGGAAGCATATCCACCGATCCAGATAAACCAATTCCAGAGCCAACAGATGTTATTTCAGTCGCGTTGACTATCTCCAATACCGAAATTACAGCTGCCACCCCAGCAACAATTACGGCAACGGTTTCAAGTAGTTTAAATGGTCCTTTAGCAAACACCTTAGTCACTTTTGCGTTAAGTGATAAATCTTTAGGGGGATTTGATCCATCAATCGGCACAGCATTAACCAATTCTGATGGTGTTGCGACTATTGAATTGGCTACTGCGGATGTTAAAGGTGCTGGTACTGCTTCTGCCACTGTTGATGGCATGACAGGTGACCCAGCTAAAATTGGCTTTAGTATGGCTGGTGATGGGGGAGAGTCTGGTGGAGGGGCAAGTATATCTCTAGCTTTGACTGATGGTGCTGGTAATCCAATTTCTGCTATTACAACAACATCGCCTGGCAAGTTAACAGCTACTGTTGCGGGCATAAATAAGGCATCAATTGTTACTTTTAAAACTTCAATCGGTGATATTCCAATAAATACTGCTGTTACTGATAGCGAAGGCAAAGCAACAATTGATATCTACGCCGGTAGCTCTTTAGGAGCGGGTGAAGTTGTCGCTTCTTTAACAAGTGGTGAAGAGGGCAAAGCCGTAGTTGTTGTCGGAGCTACAAATGTAGTGATGGGAAGTGGTACTCCCTTCAAAGTCGGAGTTGCAGAGGTTAGTGTTGCAGAGCTAACTGCTGGCGGCACAGCAAGTGTATCCGTCATTATACAAGATGATGAAGGCAACTTATTTACTCAACCGGTGGATGTGAATTTCTCTTCTACTTGCTCAACTAAAACAGTTGCCGAAGCAGAGATTAGCTCACCAGTACCTTCTGTTAATGGTGTAGCGACAACCACATATTTAGCTAAAGGTTGTAAAGGTGATGACACCATTAATGTGAGTGCCAATGCTGGCGGATTAAACCTCACTGCAACCGGAACTATAAAAGTATTGTCTGCAGATGTTGGCAGTATCGTATTCGTATCCGCGACACCGCAAAACGTTAGCATTCTAGGAACGGGTGGGGATGAATCTTCTGTCGTTCAGTTTAAAGTACTCGATACTAATAGTAACGCGGTAAGCAATCAATCGGTCTCATTTGCATTAAACACAGATGTTGGTGGGATCTCGTTAGACCCGTTAACAGCAACGACTAACAGTCTTGGTATTGCTCAAACAGTTGTTAGAACAGGTACTGTTGCGACTTCAGTTCGAGTGACTGGCACCGTAGACGGCTCAAGCCCTCTAGTTTCAAGTCAATCAAAACAGCTGATAGTTTCAACTGGTATTCCGGATCAAGATAGTTTTTCATTATCGGCATCTCAGCTCAACGCTGAGGGGTGGAATATTGATGGTGCTGAAGTCACTGTAACTGCTCGTCTAGCGGATGCATTTAATAACCCAGTACCAGATGGTACTGCCGTCTCTTTTACAACAGAAGGTGGTTCAATAGAGGATGCTTGTCAGACTATAAAAGGTGCTTGTAGCGTGGTTTGGACGAGCCAACAAGCTCGACCAGAAGGGCACAAATTGATAGACGGTGCGGGTATTCAAGTTAATAACCCACGCGCTGAGCTGTCTTATGATGCTGCATTAGGAGTTTATGGAAACTTCTACGGCCAAAAGTATGGTGGCCGAGCGACAATTACCGCTACAGCTATTGGTGAAGAGTCATTTCCTGATTTAAATGGCAATGGCCGTTTTGATGCTGATGAAGTATCTGCATTTTTAACGCAAACTGATGTTAGTGGTCAGGCTTACGATCTTGATGATGCATATAATGATTACAATGAAGATGGTCTGTTCAATCCACAACAAGACGGTGGACAAATTGGTGGTGAAGTAGAAGAACTCGTCGACTTTAATTCAAATCAAGTGTTTGATGAAAAAGATGGAAAATATAACGGTGTTCTTTGTGCTTCAACTGCACATGACGGTTGCGCAGATGGTATTGCTGATTCAAAGTCGCTTTATGTCCGTGGCAGCTTAGTCATTGTGATGTCAGGAAGTGGCGCTCTCGCTACAAATCCTGCTGATGTGTTGATCTCTGACAGTGATGACCCAAATGGAAGTTATGATCAACGTATTGATATTATAGGCAAATCTTCTGCTTCAGTATTGTTCACTATTTCTGATCTACATAACCAACAGATGCCCGCTGGCACTAAAGTAACCTTTACTGCAAGTGCTGGTTCAGTTTCGAGTCGTTCAGAATATATATGGCCAAGCACAAACTATAATGGCGGACGTCAGTTTAGTGTCTCAATTAAAGGTGAAGAGGAACCTAACTCTGGTACTTTTTTGGTGACAGTTGAAACTCCCGGTGTTACAACTGCGAATGGTACTATAATTGGTGGAACTTCAACCCCAGTATTGTCACTGCCAATTGATATTAAATAG
- the htpG gene encoding molecular chaperone HtpG, whose amino-acid sequence MSQQETHGFQTEVKQLLHLMIHSLYSNKEIFLRELVSNAADAADKLRYEALTNNDLYEGEGELRVRISADKEKGTVTISDNGIGMTRDGVIEHLGTIAKSGTADFFKNLSGDDSKDSQLIGQFGVGFYSAFIVADKVTVRTRAAGHSSDEGVLWESAGEGDFTVETISKQTRGTEITLHLRDDEKEFADDYRLRSIVTKYSDHISVAVEMFEEGTPAVEATEDSEAVAATEGSWKPMNKATALWTRNKSDVTKEEYQEFYKHISHDYTDPLVWSHNRVEGKQEYTSLLYIPAKAPFDMWNRDRKHGLKLFVQRVFVMDDAEQFMPSYLRFVQGLIDSNDLPLNVSREILQDNKVTTSLRTAVTKRVLGMLEKLAKNDAEKYLSFWAEFGQVLKEGPAEDFANKERIAGLLRFASTHTGEATPDVALADYVERMQEGQTKIYYIVADSHEAAANSPHLELLRKKGIEVLLMSERIDEWLINHLTEFDGKQMHSVTRGDLELGELEDAGEKEAQEKLETESEGLVKRVKDSLGDKVSEVKVTTRLTDTPACVVAGEGEMSTQMIKLMQAAGQAVPESKPTFELNPEHPLVARLNDEQDEELFAQWSDLLLQQALLSEKGSLADPSAFIKLMNQMLLASVK is encoded by the coding sequence ATGTCACAACAAGAGACTCATGGCTTTCAAACTGAAGTCAAACAACTACTGCATTTGATGATCCACTCTTTGTATTCAAACAAAGAAATTTTCTTGCGCGAACTAGTATCTAACGCAGCGGATGCGGCAGATAAGCTGCGCTACGAAGCATTAACCAACAATGACCTTTATGAAGGTGAAGGCGAACTACGCGTTCGCATCAGTGCTGACAAAGAAAAAGGCACAGTGACCATTTCTGATAATGGTATTGGTATGACCCGTGACGGTGTGATTGAACACCTAGGTACGATTGCTAAATCAGGCACCGCTGATTTCTTTAAAAATTTATCAGGTGATGATTCAAAAGACTCACAGCTGATTGGTCAGTTTGGTGTAGGTTTTTACTCTGCATTTATTGTTGCCGATAAAGTGACGGTTCGCACCCGTGCAGCAGGCCATAGCAGCGACGAAGGTGTGCTGTGGGAATCAGCTGGTGAAGGTGACTTCACTGTCGAAACTATCTCTAAGCAGACTCGTGGTACTGAAATTACTCTACATTTAAGAGATGACGAAAAAGAGTTTGCAGATGACTACCGCCTGCGCTCTATTGTCACTAAATACTCAGATCATATCTCTGTCGCCGTTGAGATGTTTGAAGAGGGAACCCCAGCGGTTGAAGCGACTGAAGACAGTGAAGCTGTTGCAGCAACAGAAGGTAGCTGGAAGCCAATGAACAAGGCGACAGCGCTTTGGACACGTAACAAGAGTGACGTGACTAAAGAAGAATACCAAGAATTTTATAAGCATATCTCACACGATTATACTGATCCGCTAGTGTGGAGTCATAACCGTGTTGAAGGTAAACAGGAATACACCAGCCTGCTTTATATTCCAGCTAAAGCGCCATTTGATATGTGGAACCGCGATCGTAAGCACGGTCTAAAGCTATTTGTTCAGCGCGTATTCGTGATGGATGACGCAGAGCAATTCATGCCAAGCTACCTGCGCTTTGTGCAAGGTTTGATTGACTCAAATGACTTGCCATTGAATGTATCGCGCGAAATTTTACAAGACAACAAGGTGACGACATCACTGCGCACCGCTGTGACTAAGCGCGTGTTAGGCATGCTAGAAAAATTGGCTAAAAACGATGCTGAAAAGTACCTGTCTTTCTGGGCTGAATTTGGCCAAGTACTGAAAGAAGGTCCAGCTGAAGATTTCGCAAACAAAGAACGTATTGCTGGATTACTTCGCTTTGCATCGACTCACACAGGTGAAGCAACGCCAGATGTTGCATTAGCTGACTATGTTGAACGTATGCAGGAAGGTCAAACAAAGATCTACTACATCGTTGCTGATAGCCATGAAGCGGCGGCAAATAGCCCGCATCTAGAACTGTTACGCAAGAAAGGCATTGAAGTATTGCTAATGTCAGAGCGTATTGATGAGTGGCTGATTAACCACCTTACCGAGTTTGACGGTAAGCAGATGCACTCGGTAACTCGCGGCGATCTTGAGTTAGGTGAACTCGAAGATGCTGGTGAGAAAGAAGCGCAAGAGAAGCTTGAAACAGAGTCTGAAGGTCTAGTTAAGCGTGTTAAAGACAGCTTAGGTGACAAAGTCTCTGAGGTTAAGGTGACGACGCGTCTAACTGATACGCCTGCTTGTGTTGTTGCGGGTGAAGGTGAAATGTCGACGCAGATGATCAAGCTGATGCAAGCGGCAGGACAAGCGGTACCAGAGTCTAAGCCTACATTTGAGCTTAACCCTGAGCATCCACTTGTTGCCCGTCTTAACGATGAGCAAGATGAAGAGCTGTTCGCACAGTGGTCTGATCTACTGCTGCAACAGGCATTATTGTCTGAGAAAGGTAGCCTAGCGGATCCGTCAGCCTTTATTAAGTTGATGAACCAAATGCTGTTGGCAAGCGTTAAGTAG
- a CDS encoding inosine/guanosine kinase: MKFPGQRKSKHYFPVKNRDPLLAQLIQQPQPISTYVSGIDQTLVDIEAKVEDELLSRYELPKGNSTLIDDDKAHALYNELKDRELVSDEFAGGTIGNTVHNYSILADDRSVLFGVMSRNIEIGSYAYRYLCNTSSKVDLNQLQPVAGPIGRCFTLISECGERTFAISKGSMDKLTPEYIDKDIVQGGSALILTAYLMRASGEDKITDAAMKAIEYAKEAEVPVVLTLGTRFLIEEDPQWWQNFIKEHVTILAMNEDEGEALTGFKDPLQASEAALEWCDMVLTTAGPLGLYTAGYTEDSEKRETSHTLLPGAIPEFNRYEFSRPKLKADCESPLKVYAHISPYMGGPEKIRNTNGAGDGALAALLHDLASNRFHKINVPGSSKHNRDGLCYSSFSQICKYANRVAYEVLAQHSPRLSRGLPEREDSLEESYWER, translated from the coding sequence ATGAAGTTTCCAGGTCAGCGTAAGTCTAAACATTATTTTCCAGTTAAAAACCGTGATCCGCTATTAGCGCAGTTGATCCAACAACCTCAACCAATCTCTACCTATGTGTCTGGCATCGACCAAACATTAGTAGACATTGAAGCCAAAGTGGAAGATGAGTTACTGAGTCGCTATGAGTTACCCAAAGGTAATTCGACTTTGATAGATGATGACAAGGCACACGCTTTGTATAACGAATTAAAAGATCGCGAGCTTGTTAGTGACGAATTTGCGGGTGGAACCATTGGCAACACAGTACACAATTATTCGATTCTAGCCGATGACCGCTCTGTGTTATTTGGCGTTATGAGCCGAAATATTGAAATTGGTAGCTACGCCTATCGCTACCTTTGTAACACTTCATCAAAAGTTGACTTGAACCAACTACAGCCTGTTGCTGGGCCTATCGGCCGTTGCTTCACTCTGATTTCAGAATGTGGTGAGCGTACTTTTGCTATTAGCAAAGGTTCAATGGATAAGCTGACTCCCGAGTATATTGATAAAGATATTGTTCAAGGTGGTTCAGCACTGATCTTAACAGCATACCTAATGCGCGCTAGTGGTGAAGACAAGATCACCGATGCCGCCATGAAAGCCATTGAGTACGCAAAAGAAGCAGAAGTACCAGTAGTACTTACTTTAGGCACGCGTTTCTTAATTGAAGAAGATCCACAATGGTGGCAAAACTTCATTAAAGAGCATGTCACAATACTGGCGATGAATGAAGATGAAGGTGAAGCATTAACAGGCTTTAAAGACCCTCTACAAGCCAGTGAAGCAGCATTAGAGTGGTGTGACATGGTGTTAACTACTGCTGGGCCTTTAGGGCTTTATACTGCAGGTTATACCGAAGACTCTGAAAAGCGTGAAACAAGTCATACCTTGTTACCGGGCGCAATTCCAGAGTTTAACCGTTATGAGTTCTCTCGTCCTAAATTAAAAGCTGATTGTGAATCGCCGCTTAAAGTGTACGCGCATATTTCACCTTATATGGGCGGCCCAGAAAAAATCCGTAACACTAATGGTGCAGGAGATGGTGCGTTAGCTGCATTACTGCATGATCTAGCGTCTAATCGATTCCATAAGATCAACGTGCCGGGCTCAAGTAAACATAATCGTGACGGTCTATGCTACTCGTCATTTTCGCAGATCTGTAAGTACGCTAACCGTGTCGCTTATGAAGTGTTAGCGCAACATAGCCCAAGATTATCACGCGGCTTACCAGAGCGTGAAGATAGCCTAGAAGAGTCATACTGGGAAAGATAA
- the recR gene encoding recombination mediator RecR produces the protein MKFSPLVDELIQSLKCLPGVGPKSAQRMAFQLLERDRKAGSKLADSLGKAMSEVGHCQSCRTFTEETYCPICVSTKRGHSSVICVVETPADVLAIEAGGHFSGRYFVLLGHLSPLDGVGPDELGLALLETHLASGEVTELILATNPTVEGDATAHYIADMAKNHELAVSRIAHGVPVGGELEYVDSTTLALSFNGRLPI, from the coding sequence ATGAAATTTAGTCCTCTTGTTGATGAGTTGATCCAGTCACTTAAATGCTTACCTGGTGTAGGACCAAAATCAGCACAGCGCATGGCATTTCAGCTATTAGAGCGTGATCGCAAGGCGGGAAGTAAGCTTGCAGATTCTCTCGGTAAAGCGATGTCTGAAGTCGGCCATTGTCAGTCTTGTCGTACTTTTACCGAAGAAACGTACTGCCCAATTTGTGTTAGTACCAAGCGTGGCCACTCAAGTGTGATCTGTGTGGTCGAGACACCTGCTGATGTTTTGGCCATTGAAGCTGGTGGACACTTCTCAGGACGTTACTTTGTGTTACTTGGTCACCTGTCACCACTTGATGGGGTGGGACCTGATGAATTGGGCTTGGCACTGTTAGAAACGCATTTGGCGTCAGGAGAGGTGACAGAACTCATTTTGGCGACTAACCCAACCGTTGAAGGTGACGCTACTGCGCACTATATTGCCGATATGGCAAAGAATCATGAGTTAGCCGTCAGCCGCATTGCGCATGGTGTGCCAGTGGGTGGGGAGCTTGAATATGTGGATAGCACCACTTTAGCCTTGTCTTTTAATGGACGCTTACCCATTTAA
- the hemH gene encoding ferrochelatase gives MNDTSSPFGVLLVNLGTPDSPTAPDVKKFLKQFLSDPRVVDISPWIWKPILNGIILNTRPAKVAKLYESIWWENGSPLMVISQQQRDKLAQSLQTNFGFNVPVELGMSYGNPSLDLGLNKLKAQGVSKVFVLPLYAQYSCSTVAPVFDAISELHKTKRDFPELRINKEYYAHPSYIAALAESVKQHWQSKGQAEVLLMSFHGVPVRYVTEGDPYQMQCQKTAELVAESLGLSAEQWQICFQSQFGKEEWLTPATDQLLESLPEQGVKSVDIMCPAFSSDCLETLEEISQEGKESFISAGGERYEFIGCLNDSDAHIELLQQIVKQQTLGWC, from the coding sequence GTGAACGACACAAGCTCCCCATTCGGTGTTTTATTGGTTAACCTTGGCACGCCTGATTCCCCAACCGCGCCAGATGTTAAAAAATTCTTAAAGCAGTTCTTAAGCGACCCTCGTGTTGTCGATATCTCTCCTTGGATCTGGAAGCCGATTCTTAATGGCATCATTTTAAATACCCGTCCAGCCAAAGTCGCCAAACTCTACGAGTCTATCTGGTGGGAAAATGGGTCTCCGTTAATGGTGATTAGCCAGCAACAGCGTGACAAATTGGCGCAATCTTTACAAACCAATTTTGGCTTCAACGTGCCTGTTGAGCTTGGCATGAGCTACGGCAATCCGTCATTAGATTTAGGCCTTAATAAACTAAAAGCCCAGGGAGTGAGTAAGGTTTTTGTATTGCCGTTGTATGCTCAGTACTCATGCTCAACCGTTGCACCTGTATTTGATGCAATTAGCGAGCTACATAAAACCAAGCGCGACTTCCCTGAACTACGGATCAACAAAGAGTATTACGCTCATCCTAGTTATATTGCAGCGCTGGCTGAGTCAGTAAAACAGCACTGGCAGAGTAAAGGTCAAGCAGAGGTGCTGTTGATGTCCTTCCACGGCGTGCCTGTTCGTTATGTGACCGAAGGCGACCCTTATCAAATGCAGTGCCAGAAAACTGCAGAGTTAGTGGCTGAGTCACTCGGTTTATCGGCTGAGCAGTGGCAGATCTGTTTTCAATCTCAGTTTGGTAAAGAGGAGTGGTTAACGCCAGCAACGGATCAGTTACTTGAGTCTCTGCCTGAGCAAGGGGTTAAATCCGTTGATATTATGTGTCCGGCATTTTCGTCTGATTGCTTAGAAACACTGGAAGAGATCTCACAAGAGGGTAAAGAAAGTTTCATATCTGCGGGTGGAGAACGTTACGAGTTTATTGGTTGTTTAAACGATTCAGATGCTCATATTGAGCTATTACAGCAAATAGTTAAGCAACAAACCTTAGGTTGGTGCTAA
- the adk gene encoding adenylate kinase: MRIMLLGAPGAGKGTQAQFIMEKYGIPQISTGDMLRAAVKAGTPLGLEAKKVMDAGQLVSDELIIGLVKERVAQDDCAKGFLLDGFPRTIPQADAMAAGGIAIDHVVEIDVPDEEIVKRMGGRRVHPGSGRVYHIVFNQPKVEGKDDVTGEDLAIRPDDEEATVRKRLDIYHEQTKPLVEYYGAVAAKGEATYNKFDGTQSVAKVSEEIVAALS; this comes from the coding sequence ATGCGCATTATGCTATTAGGTGCCCCAGGTGCCGGTAAAGGTACCCAAGCCCAATTCATCATGGAAAAGTACGGTATTCCTCAAATTTCAACGGGTGACATGCTGCGCGCTGCAGTAAAAGCTGGCACACCACTTGGCCTAGAAGCTAAAAAAGTGATGGACGCAGGTCAACTGGTTTCTGACGAGTTAATTATTGGTCTTGTGAAAGAGCGTGTAGCACAAGATGATTGTGCTAAAGGTTTCCTACTTGATGGTTTCCCACGCACAATTCCTCAAGCTGATGCGATGGCTGCTGGTGGCATTGCTATCGACCACGTTGTTGAAATTGACGTGCCAGACGAAGAGATTGTTAAGCGTATGGGCGGCCGTCGTGTTCACCCTGGTTCTGGTCGTGTTTACCATATTGTTTTCAACCAACCAAAGGTTGAAGGTAAGGATGATGTCACTGGTGAAGATCTGGCTATTCGTCCAGACGACGAAGAAGCTACAGTGCGTAAGCGTCTAGATATCTACCATGAGCAAACTAAGCCATTGGTTGAGTATTACGGCGCTGTAGCTGCAAAAGGTGAAGCGACTTACAACAAGTTTGACGGCACTCAGTCTGTAGCTAAAGTTAGCGAAGAGATCGTTGCTGCACTTAGCTAA
- a CDS encoding dicarboxylate/amino acid:cation symporter produces MSATKSKKLGLTSKILLGMFSGIVLGLLLRNLFPESEFIKDYITEGFLNVIGTIFISSLKMLVVPLVFVSLVCGTCSLSEPSKLGRLGGKTIAFYLFTTAIALSMAILIAIAVHPGHATLVTESMHFDAKQAPSLADVIINIVPTNPLQAMSEGNMLQIIIFAVIFGFAISHIGERGKRVAALFTDLNEVIMRVVTLIMQLAPYGVFALMAKLALTLGMETFGSVVQYFFVVLGVLLIHAFIVYPTLLKVFSGLSPFTFIRKIRDVQLFAFSTASSNATLPVTIETAEHRMGVDNKIASFTLPLGATINMDGTAIMQGVATVFIAQVFGIELTITDYAMVVVTATLASIGTAGVPGVGLIMLAMVLNQVGLPVEGIALIIGVDRLLDMVRTAVNVTGDTVATVVIAKSENEFDEKVFNDTQAGKVAPGFNAQVHAEAQNNQQ; encoded by the coding sequence ATGTCTGCTACGAAATCAAAAAAGCTTGGGTTAACGAGTAAAATTTTACTCGGCATGTTCTCAGGTATTGTTCTAGGGTTACTTCTTCGTAATCTTTTCCCTGAAAGTGAATTCATTAAAGATTACATCACCGAAGGCTTCTTAAATGTCATCGGTACTATCTTCATTTCAAGTTTGAAAATGTTAGTTGTTCCCTTGGTATTTGTATCGCTAGTTTGTGGTACATGTTCGCTAAGCGAGCCGTCTAAGTTAGGTCGACTCGGTGGTAAGACCATCGCGTTCTATCTTTTTACCACCGCGATTGCACTTTCAATGGCGATCCTCATCGCGATTGCAGTTCATCCAGGTCATGCGACCTTGGTAACTGAGAGCATGCATTTTGACGCAAAACAGGCGCCAAGCTTGGCCGATGTGATCATTAATATCGTGCCCACTAACCCGCTGCAGGCGATGAGTGAAGGCAACATGCTTCAAATCATCATATTTGCGGTTATTTTTGGTTTTGCTATCTCTCATATCGGTGAGCGTGGAAAACGCGTTGCAGCGCTGTTTACAGACCTTAACGAAGTTATCATGCGCGTAGTTACGCTAATCATGCAACTTGCTCCTTACGGTGTATTTGCGTTAATGGCAAAACTGGCATTAACACTCGGAATGGAAACTTTCGGTAGTGTGGTGCAATACTTCTTTGTGGTACTAGGTGTACTGCTCATCCATGCGTTCATTGTTTATCCAACGTTGTTGAAAGTATTTTCAGGCCTAAGTCCTTTTACCTTCATCCGCAAAATTCGTGACGTGCAGCTATTTGCATTCAGCACAGCAAGTTCAAACGCAACCTTACCGGTAACGATTGAAACTGCTGAGCACCGTATGGGTGTCGATAATAAGATTGCTTCATTCACTCTGCCACTGGGCGCGACCATCAACATGGATGGCACCGCGATTATGCAAGGTGTAGCAACGGTATTTATTGCACAAGTATTTGGTATTGAATTGACCATTACTGATTATGCGATGGTCGTAGTAACTGCAACTCTTGCATCAATCGGTACGGCGGGTGTGCCTGGTGTAGGTCTTATCATGCTGGCAATGGTACTTAACCAAGTGGGTCTTCCGGTAGAAGGTATCGCATTGATTATCGGTGTCGATAGACTACTCGATATGGTGCGTACTGCAGTTAACGTAACAGGTGATACAGTTGCAACCGTGGTCATTGCTAAATCTGAAAATGAGTTTGATGAAAAGGTTTTCAACGACACTCAAGCTGGTAAAGTTGCACCTGGATTTAACGCTCAAGTTCATGCTGAAGCGCAAAACAATCAGCAGTAA
- a CDS encoding sugar O-acetyltransferase, with product MTEYERMLTGAVFDGGDAEISAVRDKAFILTKQINNSASFTESQQRVTQLLGSIAAGSLVSAPFNCEFGQQIHIGRDSFINMGVTMLDGAMITIGNNVMIGPNSQLYTASHSIDYLSRRRWETFCKPITIKDDVWIGGNVVINQGVTIGERSVVAAGSVVNHDVPADTLVGGTPARILKKLAAS from the coding sequence ATGACTGAATATGAAAGGATGTTAACTGGTGCAGTATTTGATGGTGGCGACGCTGAAATTTCAGCGGTGAGAGACAAGGCGTTTATATTAACTAAGCAAATTAATAATAGCGCTAGCTTTACCGAATCTCAGCAGCGAGTGACGCAGCTCTTAGGCAGCATAGCAGCGGGTTCACTGGTCAGCGCACCGTTCAATTGTGAATTTGGTCAGCAGATCCATATCGGCCGCGACAGTTTTATTAATATGGGCGTTACTATGTTAGATGGCGCGATGATAACTATTGGCAATAATGTAATGATTGGGCCTAATAGCCAGCTTTATACCGCCTCACATTCCATTGATTATTTAAGTCGCCGACGTTGGGAAACCTTTTGCAAGCCGATCACTATTAAAGATGATGTTTGGATTGGTGGTAACGTTGTGATTAATCAAGGAGTGACTATCGGTGAGCGGTCGGTAGTGGCTGCAGGGTCGGTGGTCAATCATGATGTCCCGGCCGACACGTTAGTGGGCGGTACACCAGCTCGAATATTAAAAAAACTAGCTGCTAGTTAA
- a CDS encoding tetratricopeptide repeat protein → MENILELTKENIQQVVDASMEQVIVLAFWASQSPESLTLMQTLESLSQQQNGRFVLAKVNCETEMEIANYFQIQNLPTTLVLHEGKPVDGFAGVQDAAQITEMLDKHLPAQWQLKLNQARVFLSEQNAIGALPLLKEAYAEQAIAEIALALADVYLSLGALEDAKVLLDSVGLADQDSYYQSLKAKLALALDAADTPEIRKLQADFEQSPNDMATLLDLAKALHQAKRNDEALELLFTPLQQDVAALDGKVKGLFLEILTALGQGNTLANQYRRKLYTLLY, encoded by the coding sequence ATGGAAAATATTCTAGAACTGACTAAAGAAAACATACAGCAAGTGGTTGACGCTTCGATGGAGCAGGTCATAGTGTTGGCATTTTGGGCGAGTCAAAGCCCTGAAAGCTTAACCTTGATGCAAACCCTTGAAAGCTTGTCGCAACAGCAAAATGGCCGTTTTGTGCTGGCCAAAGTCAACTGCGAGACTGAGATGGAGATAGCAAACTATTTCCAGATCCAGAATTTGCCGACCACCTTGGTACTACATGAAGGAAAACCTGTTGACGGTTTTGCCGGGGTGCAAGACGCGGCGCAAATTACTGAAATGCTCGATAAGCATCTGCCGGCGCAGTGGCAGTTAAAGCTCAATCAAGCACGAGTGTTTTTATCTGAGCAAAATGCTATTGGTGCTCTACCACTGTTAAAAGAAGCCTATGCTGAGCAAGCGATTGCTGAAATCGCCTTGGCTTTAGCTGATGTCTACCTGTCTCTTGGGGCGTTAGAAGACGCCAAAGTGCTGCTCGATAGTGTCGGCCTTGCCGATCAAGACAGCTACTACCAAAGCTTAAAGGCAAAGTTAGCATTGGCACTTGATGCTGCTGATACGCCAGAGATCAGAAAGCTACAAGCAGATTTTGAGCAATCTCCAAATGACATGGCGACCTTGCTTGACCTTGCGAAAGCACTGCACCAAGCAAAACGTAATGATGAAGCGCTAGAGTTACTGTTTACGCCACTGCAACAAGATGTGGCTGCGTTAGATGGCAAGGTCAAAGGGTTGTTTTTGGAGATCTTAACCGCCTTAGGCCAGGGGAATACGTTGGCTAACCAGTATCGACGGAAACTTTACACCTTACTTTACTGA